From a single Mesorhizobium shangrilense genomic region:
- a CDS encoding trimethylamine methyltransferase family protein, whose amino-acid sequence MNAPAADVTIEPAKRRERGGGRIARRELRSHGSEGLSRPYIVRNIPTYDILLEENLLRIEATADQILAEIGIEFRDDPTALAHWKRAGADIDGVLVKFEPGMLREILKTAPATFTQHARNPANSVEIGGKSVVFSPAYGSPFVMDIDKGRRYGTIEDFRNFVKLAQSSPWLHHSGGTICEPVDVPVNKRHLDMVYSHIKYSDRGFMGSVTAESRAEDSIDMARIVFGRDFVDRNCVILGNVNVNSPLVWDATMTTALRAYARANQAAVIVPFILGGAMGPVTNAGAIAQSLAETMAGCALTQLERPGAPVIFGNFLSSMSLRSGSPTFGTPEPAIGSMVIGQLARRLNLPLRCSGNFTTSKLPDAHAMNEGTMSMLAAVHCGANFILHSAGFLDGLLSMSYEKFVMDADFCGALHTYLDGVKIDDNQLALDAFREVGPGSHFFGSAHTLANYETAFWDSEIADNEPYEKWEAAGSEDAAIRANRRWKKALAEYQAPPLDQGIDEALQDFMGRKKLEMADAWY is encoded by the coding sequence ATGAACGCACCGGCCGCAGATGTCACGATCGAACCCGCCAAGCGCCGTGAACGCGGCGGTGGCCGCATCGCCCGGCGCGAACTGCGCTCGCATGGCTCGGAAGGGCTCAGCCGGCCCTATATTGTCAGAAACATCCCGACCTATGACATCCTGTTGGAAGAGAATCTGCTTCGTATCGAGGCGACAGCCGACCAGATACTGGCCGAGATCGGCATAGAGTTCCGCGACGACCCCACGGCGCTGGCGCACTGGAAACGGGCAGGGGCTGATATCGACGGCGTGCTGGTGAAATTCGAACCTGGCATGCTGCGTGAAATCCTCAAGACCGCGCCCGCCACCTTCACCCAACATGCGCGCAATCCCGCTAATTCGGTCGAGATCGGCGGCAAAAGTGTCGTCTTTTCGCCGGCCTACGGCTCGCCCTTCGTCATGGATATCGACAAGGGCCGCCGCTACGGCACGATCGAGGACTTCCGCAACTTCGTGAAGCTGGCGCAGTCGTCGCCCTGGCTGCACCATTCCGGCGGCACCATCTGCGAGCCGGTCGATGTGCCGGTCAACAAACGCCATCTCGACATGGTCTACAGCCACATCAAATACTCGGATCGCGGCTTCATGGGCTCGGTCACGGCCGAGAGCCGTGCGGAAGATTCGATCGACATGGCGCGCATCGTCTTTGGCCGCGATTTCGTCGATAGGAATTGCGTCATCCTTGGCAATGTCAACGTCAACTCGCCGCTGGTCTGGGACGCGACGATGACCACGGCGTTGCGCGCCTATGCCCGCGCCAACCAGGCGGCTGTCATCGTGCCCTTCATCCTCGGCGGAGCCATGGGGCCGGTGACCAATGCCGGTGCCATCGCACAGTCGCTGGCCGAAACCATGGCCGGCTGCGCGCTGACCCAGCTGGAACGGCCGGGCGCGCCGGTCATCTTCGGCAATTTTCTATCCTCGATGTCACTGCGTTCAGGGTCACCGACCTTCGGCACGCCAGAACCGGCGATCGGTTCGATGGTCATCGGCCAGCTGGCACGGCGGCTCAACCTGCCGCTGCGCTGTTCCGGCAATTTCACCACCTCGAAACTGCCTGATGCGCACGCCATGAACGAAGGTACCATGTCGATGCTGGCGGCGGTGCATTGCGGCGCCAATTTCATCCTGCATTCGGCCGGCTTCCTCGATGGGCTGCTGTCCATGTCCTACGAGAAATTCGTCATGGACGCGGATTTCTGCGGCGCGCTGCACACCTATCTCGACGGGGTCAAGATCGACGACAACCAGTTGGCGCTCGATGCCTTCCGCGAAGTCGGACCGGGCAGCCACTTCTTCGGCTCGGCGCATACTTTGGCCAATTACGAGACGGCGTTCTGGGATTCCGAGATCGCCGACAACGAACCTTACGAGAAGTGGGAAGCGGCCGGATCGGAAGATGCCGCCATCCGCGCCAATCGGCGCTGGAAGAAGGCGCTGGCCGAATACCAGGCGCCGCCGCTCGATCAAGGGATAGACGAGGCGCTGCAGGATTTCATGGGCCGTAAGAAGCTCGAGATGGCGGATGCCTGGTACTGA
- a CDS encoding LysR substrate-binding domain-containing protein, with amino-acid sequence MRSLRHLLPSAGSLIVFEAAGRLSSFTAAGRELGMTQAAVSYAVRGLEEQLGAKLFQRRHRQVTLTEAGERFHADVSLGLSHIRKSAEDLRLQATGGHVTLAASTAFGSFWMMPRLQQFRDELPGIDLRIQTADRDLDIIAEGIPLAVRGGEPRDWADYHSLPLADEEIFPVASTSYLAKFGMPRTVEELATHRLIHLEEPYREAASWDEWFQSAGGSLDNTARGLRINDYGLVIQGVMEGQGIALGWRHLAERLLSSGLLVPVTDHVLKTGKAFYVVWPKNRELSDNARKVRDWLVAQA; translated from the coding sequence ATGCGAAGCCTGCGCCACCTCCTGCCCTCGGCCGGCAGCCTGATCGTCTTCGAAGCCGCCGGGCGGCTGTCGAGTTTCACCGCCGCCGGGCGCGAGCTCGGCATGACACAGGCTGCTGTCTCCTATGCGGTGCGCGGGCTGGAGGAACAGCTCGGCGCCAAGCTGTTCCAGCGCCGCCACCGCCAGGTCACCCTGACCGAGGCCGGCGAGCGCTTCCACGCCGACGTGTCACTCGGGCTCTCCCACATCCGCAAATCGGCCGAGGATCTGCGCCTGCAAGCAACCGGCGGCCATGTGACGCTGGCCGCATCGACGGCTTTCGGCTCCTTCTGGATGATGCCGCGCCTGCAGCAGTTCCGCGACGAACTGCCTGGCATCGATCTGCGCATCCAGACCGCCGACCGCGACCTCGATATCATCGCCGAAGGCATCCCGCTCGCCGTGCGCGGCGGCGAGCCACGCGACTGGGCGGACTATCATTCTCTGCCGCTGGCCGACGAGGAAATCTTCCCGGTCGCCAGCACCAGCTATCTGGCGAAGTTCGGCATGCCGAGGACCGTCGAGGAACTGGCCACGCATCGTCTGATCCATCTTGAAGAGCCCTACCGCGAGGCGGCGAGCTGGGACGAATGGTTCCAGTCGGCCGGCGGCAGTCTCGACAATACCGCGCGCGGCCTGCGCATCAACGACTATGGCCTGGTGATTCAGGGCGTCATGGAGGGGCAAGGCATTGCTTTGGGCTGGCGGCACCTCGCCGAGCGGCTGCTGTCGTCCGGGCTGCTGGTGCCGGTGACCGATCACGTGCTCAAGACCGGCAAGGCGTTCTATGTCGTCTGGCCGAAGAACCGGGAACTCAGCGACAATGCCCGCAAGGTCCGGGATTGGCTGGTGGCGCAGGCGTAG
- a CDS encoding putative quinol monooxygenase, with product MITLALFARFEAKPGKEKDVAAFLRTGLQLANQEAKTPIWFALQLSPSIFGVFDAFHDETGRQAHLTGEIAKALMANAETLFVGPPTIDKIDVLGLKNDGSV from the coding sequence ATGATCACGCTCGCATTGTTCGCGCGTTTCGAAGCCAAGCCCGGCAAAGAAAAGGATGTCGCTGCGTTCCTCAGGACCGGGCTGCAACTGGCCAACCAGGAGGCAAAGACGCCGATCTGGTTCGCGCTTCAGCTAAGCCCGAGCATTTTTGGTGTATTCGATGCCTTTCACGACGAGACGGGCCGGCAGGCGCATCTCACGGGCGAGATCGCCAAGGCGTTGATGGCCAATGCCGAAACTCTGTTCGTTGGTCCGCCGACCATCGACAAGATCGACGTGCTCGGCCTCAAGAACGACGGTTCAGTCTGA
- a CDS encoding GlxA family transcriptional regulator — protein sequence MNISVLALDGVFDTGLATMLDVFGTANELAGMLASPTSRFATTIVAVSDAVHTAQGLQVPVVSMGSEPDPDWLVIPAIGQKMPGPLANALKRSDVAKATKALRAAADTGTRIGAACIGTFILAETGLLNRRPSTTTWWLAPMFRQLYPQVRLDASRMLITDGQFATAGAALGHIDLALMVIRQTSPELAALTAKYLIVDSRPLQSAYAISDHLAHSNPLVERFERWARDHLSTGFNLDEAAAALGASKRTLSRRVNDVLGKTPLSYFQDLRVEQAVHLLKTTSNSVDEIAAKVGYGDGVTLRNLLRRRLRKGVREIRAAS from the coding sequence ATGAACATTTCCGTCCTTGCGCTTGATGGCGTCTTCGACACCGGATTGGCCACGATGCTCGACGTGTTCGGCACCGCCAACGAACTGGCTGGGATGCTGGCATCCCCGACCAGCCGTTTCGCTACGACCATTGTCGCGGTGAGCGACGCAGTCCACACCGCGCAAGGTCTCCAGGTGCCGGTCGTCTCGATGGGCAGCGAGCCGGACCCCGATTGGCTGGTGATCCCGGCGATCGGCCAGAAGATGCCTGGCCCGCTTGCCAACGCGCTGAAGCGGAGCGACGTCGCCAAGGCGACCAAGGCATTGCGCGCCGCCGCCGATACCGGCACGCGCATCGGGGCTGCCTGTATCGGCACTTTCATCCTGGCTGAAACCGGCCTTCTCAACCGGCGGCCCTCAACCACGACCTGGTGGCTGGCACCGATGTTCCGGCAACTTTACCCGCAAGTGCGGCTCGACGCCTCGCGCATGCTGATCACTGACGGGCAGTTCGCAACCGCCGGAGCAGCGCTCGGCCATATCGATCTCGCTCTGATGGTCATCCGCCAGACAAGCCCGGAGCTCGCGGCGCTGACCGCGAAATATCTGATCGTCGACAGCCGGCCGCTGCAGTCGGCCTATGCGATCTCGGACCACCTCGCCCATTCGAACCCGCTGGTTGAGCGTTTCGAACGTTGGGCGCGCGACCATCTTTCCACCGGCTTCAACCTCGACGAGGCAGCCGCCGCACTTGGCGCCAGTAAGCGGACGCTGTCGCGGCGTGTCAACGACGTTCTTGGCAAGACGCCGCTGTCTTATTTTCAGGATCTGCGCGTCGAGCAGGCCGTGCATTTGTTGAAAACCACGTCCAATAGCGTCGATGAGATCGCCGCGAAGGTCGGCTATGGCGACGGGGTGACGCTGCGCAATCTATTGCGCCGGCGGCTACGCAAGGGCGTACGCGAAATTCGCGCCGCGAGTTGA
- the mutL gene encoding DNA mismatch repair endonuclease MutL: MPIRQLSETMINQIAAGEVIERPASVVKELVENALDAGASRVEVVTAGGGLNLIRVTDDGSGIPEQELALAIARHCTSKLAENIHDIRSLGFRGEALPSIGSVSRLSIRSRTASGDSAAEIGIEGGRVSAVRPAAANRGTTVEVRDLFFATPARLKFMKGERAESSATSDVVKRIAIAFPAVRFTLAGSDRSTLELPATDDSAEGSLRRVAQVMGADFPDNSIAIDAMREGVRLTGHVSIPSFTRANALQQYAYVNGRPVRDKLIAGAIRGAFADVLPRDRHAVTVLFLTLDPAIVDVNVHPAKADVRFRDPGLVRGLIVGAIRQALGDAGIRAATTGAAGMMAAFRPGAASYGHGGPANGHRSYEAAYRASGSAGFDPSRSSQRPLDMGFEGGRFDDPISGSGGLGENEQAAFDSGSLHSADARAGQAETAETLLGMVLGAARAQVHENYIVAQTRDSLIIVDQHAAHERLVYEALKTALHSRAVPSQMLLLPEIIDLPEEDAERLAMHSETLARFGLGIERFGPGAVAVRETPSMLGETNVQQLVRDLADEIADNDTVETLKERLDKIAATMACHGSVRSGRLLKAEEMNALLRQMEATPGSGTCNHGRPTYIELKLADIERLFGRR, encoded by the coding sequence ATGCCCATTCGCCAGCTTTCCGAAACGATGATCAACCAGATCGCCGCCGGCGAAGTCATCGAGCGTCCGGCCAGCGTGGTCAAAGAACTGGTGGAGAACGCGCTCGACGCCGGCGCTTCACGCGTCGAGGTGGTCACAGCCGGCGGCGGGCTGAACCTGATCCGCGTCACCGACGATGGATCGGGCATCCCCGAACAGGAGCTCGCACTGGCGATCGCGCGTCACTGCACGTCGAAGCTTGCCGAAAACATTCACGATATCCGCTCGCTCGGCTTTCGCGGCGAGGCACTGCCCTCGATCGGCTCAGTGTCGCGGCTGTCGATCCGCTCGCGCACGGCTTCGGGTGACAGCGCCGCCGAAATCGGCATCGAGGGCGGCCGCGTCTCCGCCGTCAGGCCCGCGGCGGCCAACCGCGGCACCACGGTAGAGGTGCGCGACCTGTTCTTCGCCACGCCTGCCCGGCTCAAGTTCATGAAGGGCGAACGCGCCGAAAGCTCGGCCACCAGCGATGTGGTCAAGCGCATCGCCATCGCCTTCCCTGCCGTGCGCTTCACGCTGGCTGGCTCCGACCGGTCGACGCTGGAATTGCCGGCGACCGACGACAGCGCCGAAGGCAGCCTGCGCCGCGTCGCGCAGGTGATGGGCGCCGACTTTCCCGACAATTCCATTGCCATCGATGCGATGCGCGAGGGTGTTCGCCTGACCGGCCACGTCTCGATCCCGTCCTTCACCCGCGCCAATGCCTTGCAGCAATATGCCTATGTCAACGGCCGGCCGGTGCGTGACAAGCTGATCGCCGGGGCCATTCGTGGCGCCTTCGCCGACGTGCTGCCGCGCGACCGCCATGCGGTCACCGTGCTGTTCCTGACGCTCGATCCGGCCATCGTCGACGTCAATGTCCACCCGGCCAAGGCCGATGTGCGCTTCCGCGATCCGGGCCTGGTGCGTGGCCTGATCGTCGGCGCCATCCGCCAGGCGCTTGGCGATGCCGGCATCCGCGCCGCCACCACCGGAGCGGCCGGCATGATGGCGGCGTTCCGGCCCGGTGCCGCATCGTACGGCCATGGCGGCCCGGCAAATGGCCACCGCAGCTACGAGGCGGCCTACAGGGCTTCCGGCTCGGCCGGTTTCGACCCGTCCCGTTCATCGCAGCGTCCCCTCGACATGGGATTTGAAGGCGGCCGGTTTGACGATCCAATATCCGGAAGCGGTGGGTTAGGCGAGAATGAGCAAGCAGCCTTCGACTCGGGCTCCCTTCACAGTGCCGACGCACGCGCTGGCCAGGCCGAAACGGCAGAGACACTGCTCGGCATGGTGCTTGGTGCCGCGCGCGCGCAGGTGCATGAGAACTACATCGTCGCCCAGACCAGGGATTCCCTGATTATCGTCGACCAGCACGCGGCGCATGAGCGGCTGGTCTACGAGGCACTGAAGACCGCGCTGCATTCGCGCGCCGTGCCGTCGCAGATGCTGCTGTTGCCCGAGATCATCGACCTGCCGGAAGAGGATGCCGAGCGCCTGGCGATGCATTCGGAGACGCTGGCCCGCTTCGGGCTGGGTATCGAGCGCTTCGGGCCTGGCGCGGTGGCGGTGCGAGAAACACCGTCGATGCTCGGCGAGACCAACGTCCAGCAATTGGTGCGCGACCTCGCGGACGAGATCGCCGACAACGACACGGTCGAGACCTTGAAGGAGCGGCTGGACAAGATCGCGGCAACCATGGCCTGCCACGGCTCGGTGCGCTCCGGGCGCCTGCTCAAGGCCGAGGAGATGAACGCGCTGCTGCGCCAGATGGAAGCGACGCCCGGCTCCGGCACCTGCAATCACGGCCGCCCGACCTATATCGAGCTGAAACTCGCCGATATCGAAAGGCTGTTTGGCAGGCGGTAG
- a CDS encoding DMT family transporter, whose product MNATTSTLNPTQRMDTTATIAVALTVVGWASAFPAIRAGLVAFGPLELGALRFAIAAVPAAIFLAVKRPALPKLDELWRLAFGGAIFVALYTAMLNFGELTVSAGAAGFIINVSPIFTAIMAMALLGERFSGMAWVGTVISFTGIGVIAVADGHGLHFNAGALLVLGSALCSAVNTIVQKPLFARHHPLTISASNMVLGALCLSPFLPNALSQVAIADTAGLGAVIYLGIVPSLIAYAAWATALSRLPASRASNFLYLVSPMSALIGFFWLGEVPTLLGMLGGALALGGVIVVNLKR is encoded by the coding sequence ATGAATGCGACGACCAGTACGTTGAATCCGACACAGCGGATGGACACCACGGCAACCATCGCGGTGGCGCTGACGGTGGTCGGCTGGGCCTCGGCATTCCCCGCGATCCGCGCCGGCCTCGTCGCCTTCGGACCGTTGGAGCTTGGCGCATTGCGTTTCGCCATCGCCGCCGTGCCGGCCGCGATCTTTCTTGCCGTCAAGCGCCCGGCGCTGCCGAAGCTCGACGAATTATGGCGCTTAGCCTTTGGCGGCGCGATCTTCGTCGCGCTCTACACGGCTATGCTCAATTTCGGCGAACTGACCGTCTCGGCGGGAGCAGCAGGCTTCATCATCAATGTCAGCCCGATCTTCACCGCCATCATGGCGATGGCGCTGCTCGGCGAACGCTTTTCCGGCATGGCCTGGGTCGGCACCGTGATTTCATTCACGGGCATCGGCGTCATCGCCGTGGCCGATGGACATGGCCTGCATTTCAATGCTGGCGCTCTGCTGGTGCTTGGCTCCGCACTCTGTTCGGCCGTCAACACCATCGTCCAGAAGCCGCTGTTTGCCCGTCATCATCCGTTGACCATCTCGGCCTCGAACATGGTGCTCGGAGCACTCTGCCTGTCGCCCTTCCTGCCGAACGCGCTGTCGCAGGTCGCCATTGCCGACACTGCCGGCCTCGGCGCCGTCATCTATCTCGGCATCGTGCCCAGCCTCATCGCCTACGCCGCCTGGGCGACCGCACTGTCGCGCCTGCCGGCGTCGCGGGCCTCGAACTTCCTCTATCTGGTCTCGCCGATGTCTGCGCTGATCGGCTTCTTCTGGCTGGGCGAAGTGCCGACGCTGCTCGGCATGCTTGGCGGCGCGCTGGCGCTGGGTGGCGTGATCGTGGTGAATTTGAAGCGGTAG
- a CDS encoding LysR family transcriptional regulator yields MDHSSDTMVPLETLRAFDAAARTGSFSAAAEKLNITHGAISRQIAKLEDWLGLKVFDRGARGVTLTIEGNRLHLRTAEAFALISSHSDRWVEPRGTAVVRLTSIPSISGLWLMPRMAALENDPTRLRIVLEVDIRQADLADEGIDLSIRCGRGGIPGRVSVQLFEEQVFPIASPELARNIGRGDPARLLKFPLINDSDASAWRAWFAAQGMDYRPRPQDRRFEDYNLVLDAAAYGLGIALARPPLTGHQLKSGRIVAVDERTALNPVSYWLDRPIGRPRTAAADLSRRIAAQAGLSAEKIEGFIEAER; encoded by the coding sequence ATGGATCACAGCTCGGACACTATGGTGCCGCTCGAAACGCTGCGCGCCTTCGACGCGGCGGCGCGGACCGGCAGCTTTTCGGCCGCGGCCGAAAAGCTCAACATTACCCATGGCGCCATCAGCCGGCAGATCGCCAAGCTGGAAGACTGGCTCGGGTTAAAGGTGTTTGATCGCGGCGCGCGCGGCGTGACGCTGACAATCGAAGGCAACAGGCTGCATCTGCGCACGGCGGAAGCGTTCGCGCTGATCTCCAGTCATTCCGACCGCTGGGTCGAGCCGCGCGGTACCGCCGTGGTGCGGCTGACCTCCATACCCTCGATCAGCGGCTTGTGGCTCATGCCGCGCATGGCGGCGCTGGAGAACGATCCCACCAGGCTGCGCATCGTGCTCGAGGTCGACATACGCCAGGCCGACCTCGCCGATGAAGGCATCGACCTGTCGATCCGCTGCGGCCGCGGCGGCATTCCCGGCCGCGTCTCGGTGCAACTGTTCGAAGAACAAGTGTTTCCGATCGCATCACCCGAGCTTGCTCGCAACATCGGGCGCGGCGACCCGGCTCGGCTGCTCAAGTTCCCGCTGATCAATGATTCCGATGCCTCGGCCTGGCGCGCCTGGTTTGCGGCGCAAGGCATGGACTATCGCCCGCGCCCGCAGGATCGCCGCTTCGAGGACTACAATCTGGTGCTCGACGCCGCCGCTTATGGGCTCGGCATCGCGCTGGCGCGGCCGCCGCTGACCGGGCATCAACTCAAGTCTGGCCGGATCGTCGCCGTCGACGAGCGCACCGCGCTCAATCCGGTTTCCTACTGGCTCGACCGTCCGATCGGACGTCCCCGCACGGCCGCCGCCGATCTGTCGCGACGCATCGCGGCGCAGGCCGGGCTCAGCGCGGAAAAGATCGAGGGATTCATCGAGGCCGAACGGTAA
- a CDS encoding DUF2093 domain-containing protein has protein sequence MMNRFEGPGGKEARIRYLDGDFQVTSPGSFVRCAVTGESIPLDELKYWSVARQEPYVSATASLRREIDVNPDLRSRR, from the coding sequence ATGATGAACCGCTTCGAAGGCCCCGGCGGCAAGGAAGCCCGTATCCGCTATCTCGACGGTGACTTCCAGGTCACCAGTCCTGGCTCATTCGTGCGCTGCGCGGTGACCGGCGAGAGCATCCCGCTGGACGAGCTGAAATACTGGAGCGTCGCCCGGCAGGAGCCCTATGTCAGCGCCACGGCCTCGCTGCGGCGCGAGATCGACGTGAATCCGGATCTGCGCAGCCGGCGCTAA
- the lpxK gene encoding tetraacyldisaccharide 4'-kinase codes for MSSEAPPFWWEEPDWKVWALSPISAVYAAIAGRRMRSARREKVEAPVLCIGNFTVGGTGKTPVAIALAKQARRMQLNPGFLSRGHGGSFAQPHIVDPHHDAAKHVGDEPLLLAEHAPVAVTPNRAAGARLLMERHGCDFLIMDDGFQSARVHIDFALVVVDARYGIGNGRVIPGGPLRARIVDQLVFTSALLKMGEGTAADAVVRQAARAGRPIFEAHTEPTNTASLAGKRFLAFAGIGHPEKFFDTVRDAGGEVVLARPFPDHHFYAEDELAELAATARTDNLGLITTAKDAARLRHGVSREFLNRLDVLEIDTVFELDHVPQRIIDETLDAWRQRKLKG; via the coding sequence GTGTCCAGCGAAGCGCCCCCCTTCTGGTGGGAGGAGCCGGACTGGAAGGTCTGGGCGCTGTCGCCGATTTCGGCTGTTTACGCCGCCATTGCCGGCCGCCGCATGCGGTCGGCGCGCCGCGAAAAGGTTGAAGCCCCGGTGCTTTGTATCGGCAACTTTACGGTTGGCGGCACCGGAAAGACGCCGGTGGCGATCGCGCTGGCCAAGCAGGCCCGGCGCATGCAGCTCAATCCCGGCTTCCTGTCACGCGGCCATGGCGGTTCTTTTGCGCAGCCGCATATTGTCGATCCGCATCACGATGCGGCCAAGCATGTCGGCGATGAGCCGCTGCTCCTGGCCGAACACGCGCCGGTCGCGGTGACGCCGAACCGCGCCGCCGGTGCTCGACTGCTGATGGAACGGCATGGCTGTGACTTCCTGATCATGGATGACGGCTTTCAGAGCGCCCGCGTCCACATCGATTTCGCGCTGGTCGTTGTCGACGCGCGCTATGGCATTGGAAATGGCCGCGTCATTCCCGGCGGGCCGCTGAGGGCGAGGATCGTTGACCAGCTGGTTTTCACCAGTGCGCTCCTCAAGATGGGCGAGGGCACTGCCGCCGACGCGGTCGTGCGGCAGGCCGCGCGCGCGGGACGGCCGATCTTCGAGGCGCATACCGAGCCGACCAACACGGCAAGCCTCGCGGGCAAGCGGTTCCTCGCCTTCGCCGGCATCGGCCATCCTGAAAAATTCTTCGACACGGTGCGCGACGCCGGCGGCGAAGTGGTGCTCGCGCGGCCGTTTCCAGATCACCATTTCTACGCAGAGGACGAACTTGCCGAATTGGCGGCGACGGCGCGGACCGACAATCTCGGCCTGATCACCACGGCCAAGGATGCCGCCCGGCTTCGTCACGGCGTTTCCAGGGAATTCCTCAATCGGCTCGACGTGCTGGAGATCGATACCGTGTTCGAACTCGACCACGTGCCGCAGCGCATCATAGACGAGACGCTGGACGCATGGCGCCAGCGCAAGCTCAAGGGTTAG
- the waaA gene encoding lipid IV(A) 3-deoxy-D-manno-octulosonic acid transferase — MSERWARAMLSAYRFAGAAAYPLVGPYVAWRTSRGKEDRNRRRERYGVAGRERPEGPVIWIHAASVGETIAVVPLVESILDYGVNIVLTTGTVTSAQVADERLGNRIIHQYVPLDLKPAVSRFLDHWRPDLAIIAESEIWPMTILELGARRVPQVLVNGRLSDRSFKSWKKRANIAEALFENLAHVVAQSDVDGERFLSLGARPVTVSGNLKVDTLPPPVDDRALATLRRQIGDRPTWAAISTHDGEEVVAAEVHATLHKRHPGLLTIIVPRHPDRAEALAAQISGMGLKVARRSKGDRIAADTDILLGDTIGEMGLYLRLTEIAFVGRSLTSEGGQNPLEPAMLDTAVLAGRNVQNFREAYQRLIDSGGAKLVRDRDMLAGAVNFLLSNEVARHEMMAAGAATVDEMRGALARTLKSLEPYIQPLVVKSRLKGANGR, encoded by the coding sequence ATGAGCGAGCGCTGGGCGCGAGCCATGTTGTCGGCGTACCGGTTCGCGGGCGCTGCTGCCTATCCGCTCGTCGGGCCTTATGTCGCCTGGCGCACGTCGAGGGGCAAGGAAGATCGCAACCGGCGCCGCGAGCGCTATGGCGTTGCCGGGCGCGAGCGCCCCGAGGGACCGGTGATCTGGATCCATGCGGCCAGCGTCGGCGAGACCATTGCGGTCGTGCCACTGGTCGAAAGCATCCTCGACTACGGCGTCAACATCGTGCTGACGACCGGTACGGTTACCTCGGCGCAGGTCGCCGATGAACGGCTCGGCAACCGGATCATCCACCAATATGTGCCGCTGGACCTCAAGCCCGCGGTCAGCCGTTTCCTCGATCATTGGCGTCCGGACCTGGCGATCATCGCCGAATCCGAAATCTGGCCGATGACCATCCTGGAGCTTGGCGCGCGACGCGTGCCGCAGGTCCTGGTCAATGGCAGGCTTTCCGACCGTTCCTTCAAATCCTGGAAGAAGCGCGCCAACATCGCCGAGGCGTTGTTCGAGAACCTTGCGCATGTCGTCGCTCAATCGGATGTCGATGGCGAGCGGTTCCTCTCGCTGGGCGCCCGGCCGGTCACCGTGTCCGGCAATCTCAAGGTCGACACCTTGCCGCCGCCGGTCGATGACAGGGCCCTGGCGACACTGCGGCGCCAGATCGGCGACCGCCCGACCTGGGCGGCGATCTCGACCCATGATGGCGAGGAAGTTGTCGCCGCGGAAGTTCATGCCACGCTGCACAAGCGGCATCCTGGGCTCCTGACCATCATCGTTCCTCGTCATCCCGATCGCGCCGAGGCCTTGGCCGCGCAGATCTCCGGCATGGGCCTTAAAGTTGCCCGGCGCAGCAAGGGCGACAGGATCGCCGCCGATACGGATATTCTGCTTGGTGACACGATCGGCGAGATGGGGCTCTATCTCCGCCTGACCGAAATCGCCTTTGTCGGCCGTTCGCTGACATCCGAAGGCGGCCAGAATCCGCTGGAGCCGGCGATGCTCGACACGGCGGTGCTTGCCGGCCGCAATGTGCAGAATTTTCGCGAGGCCTATCAGCGCCTGATCGACAGCGGCGGCGCCAAGCTGGTGCGCGACCGCGACATGCTGGCTGGCGCCGTCAATTTCCTGCTGTCCAATGAGGTGGCCCGTCATGAAATGATGGCGGCGGGTGCTGCGACCGTCGACGAGATGCGCGGCGCGCTGGCGCGCACGCTGAAGTCGCTCGAACCCTATATCCAGCCGCTGGTCGTCAAGTCGCGCCTGAAGGGCGCCAACGGTCGGTAG